The sequence GTTTCGAAAGCACAATGCGGCAATCGCGGCCCCCATGGCAAGCGCCGCCAGCCACACCCGCCCGATACGGCCTGACGCCGGGGCCACGTTTCCCCGTCCAAGGCGGAGGGCGAAGAACAGGACGGCGGCGATGGTTGCCAGCTCATAGACCAGGAAGGCGATCGCGGGGGCATTGCGACCCCCGGCACCGACCGTGATCGCAAATCCCGCGACCATGCAGGCCAGCGCGAAGATGCCGCCGATCAACCCGTATTCCGGGCGGCCCAAGGCCGAATAGGCGGAATCGTAGAACTGGAAGGGCAGCGACAGCGCCACCGCGAGGCACAGGATCTGCGACAGCGGCACCGCCTGGTCCCAGCCCGGTCCCACCAGCAGCGGCAGCAGCACCGGGGCGACCATCGCCAGCCCGACAAAGGCCGGGACCGCGACCATGGCAACGCCCGCGACGATCTCTCCGGCCGTGCGGACCAGACGGGGCGGGTCAAGCTGCAGCCGGACCAGCACCGAGAACGCAAGATTGTGCCCCACCCCCATCAATGCCATCCGCAACGGATCAACGATCCTCAGCGCGATGTTGAGCTGGCCCAGGGTGGCGCTGCCGAAGACTGCGTTGACCATGAAGGCCAGCACCGCCGGCACCGCGGAACCGACGCCGACATCGGCGAGGCTCAGCCAGGATAAGCGGAAGAGTTCCCGGAACCGCTGCGGATGCCAGCGCACGAGCGTCCGCATTGCCTGCCCGCGATGCCACAGGAAACCCGCCGCAAGCAGCGGATACAGCACGTTCGGCAGCAGCCGCTGCAGCAGGAGCGACCAGACCCCCCAGCCCGCCAGCGCCGCCAGCACCGCGACCAGCGAGGCGATCACCGTGCCGGCGGCCTGGCAGAACGAGATCTCGACAAAGCGGCGGCTGCGCCGGGCCACCGCCCGCGCCACCGCCCCCGGCCCCTGCCCCGCCAGCAGCAGGGCCGAAACGACCAGATACAGGGCAAATCCGGGTGCGGCCGCCCAATGCTCGATGAGCGGGCCCAGCAGCAGCGACAGCAGCACCGCGGCCCCTGTCAGCACCATCGAGACGAAAAGCGCGGTTTCCAGATGCGCGGACCGCACCTGGCGCCGCTGGCTGAGGGACTCCTCGAAGGGCAGGCCGATAAAGGCGCCCATGATCGTGGCCACGGCCAGGACCAGCGTTGCCACGCCGAATTCCGCGGGCGGCAGGATGCGGGCCACCACAACCGTGCTGGCCATCTGGGCAGACAGCCTCAGAACAGCATCTGCTGCGGAACTTCCGATCCAGATCCTGAACATTCATGTCCTGCACTCGGCCCGTTTCCGCTGCCTAATCCGCAGGTGCCCAATAAACAAGCACGGTTAACGCCAACATCGCCGATCACGAATGATCTGGCCGCGTTGTGTCGGAATTGCAATATGCCGTAGGGTCCTGTCCGTGAGAAAAATGGAATTCCCCATGCCCGGAACGATCCCTGCCCCCTGCCGCCCGTCATTTGCCCTTTCCGACCCCACCTGCGGCGGAATGCCACGAGCATTGCGGCGCGGAATGATCGGGGGAATTGCCGCGATCCTGCTGCAATTCGGATTCGCAGGCGGGGCGGCGGTGCAGGCGTCCTCGATCCCCGATGATGCCGTGGGCCTTGCCGTGGGCCTTGACGCCCTGCGCTGGCAGGACAGCCTCGACCT is a genomic window of Paracoccus sp. MC1862 containing:
- a CDS encoding oligosaccharide flippase family protein, with amino-acid sequence MASTVVVARILPPAEFGVATLVLAVATIMGAFIGLPFEESLSQRRQVRSAHLETALFVSMVLTGAAVLLSLLLGPLIEHWAAAPGFALYLVVSALLLAGQGPGAVARAVARRSRRFVEISFCQAAGTVIASLVAVLAALAGWGVWSLLLQRLLPNVLYPLLAAGFLWHRGQAMRTLVRWHPQRFRELFRLSWLSLADVGVGSAVPAVLAFMVNAVFGSATLGQLNIALRIVDPLRMALMGVGHNLAFSVLVRLQLDPPRLVRTAGEIVAGVAMVAVPAFVGLAMVAPVLLPLLVGPGWDQAVPLSQILCLAVALSLPFQFYDSAYSALGRPEYGLIGGIFALACMVAGFAITVGAGGRNAPAIAFLVYELATIAAVLFFALRLGRGNVAPASGRIGRVWLAALAMGAAIAALCFRNGVPEPSVPTLAVIILAGAAAYPIALLVTCRPCAQDFISLLRNRKS